One Phaseolus vulgaris cultivar G19833 chromosome 4, P. vulgaris v2.0, whole genome shotgun sequence DNA window includes the following coding sequences:
- the LOC137837475 gene encoding uncharacterized protein isoform X2: MLLTVEGGGLFSSSASGYGEGLVVLVLGLRSDDKSMRVLPWSQFQLVQLASRKKRVSSRCASFVCFGCASARLDTTSHLKVGHAKHNDVSSGTLVSNKGKYPSNINDDSRKVDLKSSLKSQRNKKPVPVEAVTENEASDGKENDGHGQTERRRVQWTDACGSELVQIQEFEPRIQQILNKELF, translated from the coding sequence ATGTTATTGACAGTCGAAGGTGGAGGATTATTCTCTTCTTCAGCTTCTGGATATGGTGAGGGTCTGGTCGTTCTTGTCTTGGGTCTGAGGAGTGACGACAAATCCATGAGAGTTTTGCCGTGGAGCCAGTTCCAGTTGGTCCAGCTGGCTTCCAGAAAGAAACGTGTCTCCAGCAGGTGCGCTTCCTTTGTTTGCTTTGGTTGCGCCTCTGCAAGGCTTGACACTACATCTCATCTTAAAGTGGGCCATGCCAAACATAATGATGTCTCTTCAGGGACGCTGGTTTCCAACAAGGGGAAGTATCCTTCTAATATAAATGATGATTCTAGAAAGGTTGATCTTAAAAGTAGCTTAAAAAgccaaagaaataaaaaaccaGTTCCTGTCGAGGCAGTTACTGAAAATGAGGCATCAGATGGAAAGGAGAATGATGGTCATGGTCAAACAGAGAGAAGGAGAGTGCAATGGACAGATGCTTGTGGTAGTGAGCTTGTTCAAATACAAGAATTTGAGCCCAg
- the LOC137837475 gene encoding uncharacterized protein isoform X6: MLLTVEGGGLFSSSASGYGEGLVVLVLGLRSDDKSMRVLPWSQFQLVQLASRKKRVSSRCASFVCFGCASARLDTTSHLKVGHAKHNDVSSGTLVSNKGKYPSNINDDSRKVDLKSSLKSQRNKKPVPVEAVTENEASDGKENDGHGQTERRRVQWTDACGSELVQIQEFEPSPCE; this comes from the coding sequence ATGTTATTGACAGTCGAAGGTGGAGGATTATTCTCTTCTTCAGCTTCTGGATATGGTGAGGGTCTGGTCGTTCTTGTCTTGGGTCTGAGGAGTGACGACAAATCCATGAGAGTTTTGCCGTGGAGCCAGTTCCAGTTGGTCCAGCTGGCTTCCAGAAAGAAACGTGTCTCCAGCAGGTGCGCTTCCTTTGTTTGCTTTGGTTGCGCCTCTGCAAGGCTTGACACTACATCTCATCTTAAAGTGGGCCATGCCAAACATAATGATGTCTCTTCAGGGACGCTGGTTTCCAACAAGGGGAAGTATCCTTCTAATATAAATGATGATTCTAGAAAGGTTGATCTTAAAAGTAGCTTAAAAAgccaaagaaataaaaaaccaGTTCCTGTCGAGGCAGTTACTGAAAATGAGGCATCAGATGGAAAGGAGAATGATGGTCATGGTCAAACAGAGAGAAGGAGAGTGCAATGGACAGATGCTTGTGGTAGTGAGCTTGTTCAAATACAAGAATTTGAGCCCAg
- the LOC137837475 gene encoding uncharacterized protein isoform X3, producing the protein MLLTVEGGGLFSSSASGYGEGLVVLVLGLRSDDKSMRVLPWSQFQLVQLASRKKRVSSRCASFVCFGCASARLDTTSHLKVGHAKHNDVSSGTLVSNKGKYPSNINDDSRKVDLKSSLKSQRNKKPVPVEAVTENEASDGKENDGHGQTERRRVQWTDACGSELVQIQEFEPRCWKLEN; encoded by the coding sequence ATGTTATTGACAGTCGAAGGTGGAGGATTATTCTCTTCTTCAGCTTCTGGATATGGTGAGGGTCTGGTCGTTCTTGTCTTGGGTCTGAGGAGTGACGACAAATCCATGAGAGTTTTGCCGTGGAGCCAGTTCCAGTTGGTCCAGCTGGCTTCCAGAAAGAAACGTGTCTCCAGCAGGTGCGCTTCCTTTGTTTGCTTTGGTTGCGCCTCTGCAAGGCTTGACACTACATCTCATCTTAAAGTGGGCCATGCCAAACATAATGATGTCTCTTCAGGGACGCTGGTTTCCAACAAGGGGAAGTATCCTTCTAATATAAATGATGATTCTAGAAAGGTTGATCTTAAAAGTAGCTTAAAAAgccaaagaaataaaaaaccaGTTCCTGTCGAGGCAGTTACTGAAAATGAGGCATCAGATGGAAAGGAGAATGATGGTCATGGTCAAACAGAGAGAAGGAGAGTGCAATGGACAGATGCTTGTGGTAGTGAGCTTGTTCAAATACAAGAATTTGAGCCCAg
- the LOC137837475 gene encoding uncharacterized protein isoform X5: protein MLLTVEGGGLFSSSASGYGEGLVVLVLGLRSDDKSMRVLPWSQFQLVQLASRKKRVSSRCASFVCFGCASARLDTTSHLKVGHAKHNDVSSGTLVSNKGKYPSNINDDSRKVDLKSSLKSQRNKKPVPVEAVTENEASDGKENDGHGQTERRRVQWTDACGSELVQIQEFEPSGRKME from the exons ATGTTATTGACAGTCGAAGGTGGAGGATTATTCTCTTCTTCAGCTTCTGGATATGGTGAGGGTCTGGTCGTTCTTGTCTTGGGTCTGAGGAGTGACGACAAATCCATGAGAGTTTTGCCGTGGAGCCAGTTCCAGTTGGTCCAGCTGGCTTCCAGAAAGAAACGTGTCTCCAGCAGGTGCGCTTCCTTTGTTTGCTTTGGTTGCGCCTCTGCAAGGCTTGACACTACATCTCATCTTAAAGTGGGCCATGCCAAACATAATGATGTCTCTTCAGGGACGCTGGTTTCCAACAAGGGGAAGTATCCTTCTAATATAAATGATGATTCTAGAAAGGTTGATCTTAAAAGTAGCTTAAAAAgccaaagaaataaaaaaccaGTTCCTGTCGAGGCAGTTACTGAAAATGAGGCATCAGATGGAAAGGAGAATGATGGTCATGGTCAAACAGAGAGAAGGAGAGTGCAATGGACAGATGCTTGTGGTAGTGAGCTTGTTCAAATACAAGAATTTGAGCCCAg TGGCAGGAAAATGGAGTGA
- the LOC137837475 gene encoding uncharacterized protein isoform X1, producing MLLTVEGGGLFSSSASGYGEGLVVLVLGLRSDDKSMRVLPWSQFQLVQLASRKKRVSSRCASFVCFGCASARLDTTSHLKVGHAKHNDVSSGTLVSNKGKYPSNINDDSRKVDLKSSLKSQRNKKPVPVEAVTENEASDGKENDGHGQTERRRVQWTDACGSELVQIQEFEPRFSPLNIGTWNSLRGSKRSSASIGVFHRSLLMELW from the exons ATGTTATTGACAGTCGAAGGTGGAGGATTATTCTCTTCTTCAGCTTCTGGATATGGTGAGGGTCTGGTCGTTCTTGTCTTGGGTCTGAGGAGTGACGACAAATCCATGAGAGTTTTGCCGTGGAGCCAGTTCCAGTTGGTCCAGCTGGCTTCCAGAAAGAAACGTGTCTCCAGCAGGTGCGCTTCCTTTGTTTGCTTTGGTTGCGCCTCTGCAAGGCTTGACACTACATCTCATCTTAAAGTGGGCCATGCCAAACATAATGATGTCTCTTCAGGGACGCTGGTTTCCAACAAGGGGAAGTATCCTTCTAATATAAATGATGATTCTAGAAAGGTTGATCTTAAAAGTAGCTTAAAAAgccaaagaaataaaaaaccaGTTCCTGTCGAGGCAGTTACTGAAAATGAGGCATCAGATGGAAAGGAGAATGATGGTCATGGTCAAACAGAGAGAAGGAGAGTGCAATGGACAGATGCTTGTGGTAGTGAGCTTGTTCAAATACAAGAATTTGAGCCCAg GTTTTCTCCATTGAACATTGGTACATGGAATTCCCTTAGAGGTAGTAAAAGGTCAAGTGCAAGTATAGGAGTCTTTCATCGATCATTACTTATGGAGTTATGGTGA
- the LOC137837475 gene encoding uncharacterized protein isoform X4: protein MLLTVEGGGLFSSSASGYGEGLVVLVLGLRSDDKSMRVLPWSQFQLVQLASRKKRVSSRCASFVCFGCASARLDTTSHLKVGHAKHNDVSSGTLVSNKGKYPSNINDDSRKVDLKSSLKSQRNKKPVPVEAVTENEASDGKENDGHGQTERRRVQWTDACGSELVQIQEFEPRFSPCE, encoded by the coding sequence ATGTTATTGACAGTCGAAGGTGGAGGATTATTCTCTTCTTCAGCTTCTGGATATGGTGAGGGTCTGGTCGTTCTTGTCTTGGGTCTGAGGAGTGACGACAAATCCATGAGAGTTTTGCCGTGGAGCCAGTTCCAGTTGGTCCAGCTGGCTTCCAGAAAGAAACGTGTCTCCAGCAGGTGCGCTTCCTTTGTTTGCTTTGGTTGCGCCTCTGCAAGGCTTGACACTACATCTCATCTTAAAGTGGGCCATGCCAAACATAATGATGTCTCTTCAGGGACGCTGGTTTCCAACAAGGGGAAGTATCCTTCTAATATAAATGATGATTCTAGAAAGGTTGATCTTAAAAGTAGCTTAAAAAgccaaagaaataaaaaaccaGTTCCTGTCGAGGCAGTTACTGAAAATGAGGCATCAGATGGAAAGGAGAATGATGGTCATGGTCAAACAGAGAGAAGGAGAGTGCAATGGACAGATGCTTGTGGTAGTGAGCTTGTTCAAATACAAGAATTTGAGCCCAg